In Paenibacillus sp. G2S3, a single window of DNA contains:
- a CDS encoding glycosyl hydrolase family 28 protein, with product MRYAQKLSIEINGDIFRNLHLFANPMEKDAPQPEDANVLVVQPGIHRKPDLLRLLGGITANPDENRKVLYFAPGTHYIEETVIPVPSETMVYLAGGSALVGSLVCEGVHDVTIRGRGVIYLADFQRYSAFRGVRIIFSQSIKLEGITVIDPPHYSIFIGQSEGIEIDNFKSFSTRGWSDGIDIMSSSEVRINDVFMRNSDDCIAIYGSRWDFYGDTRNISVTDSMLWADVAHPLMIGTHGDHERNGDIIESIVFANIDILNHHEPQENYWGALAINAGDRNQVCNVLYENIRVERIEQGQLFDVRVVYNKDYNPEPGTSIRDITFRNVSYTGKTNPSRIYGYDEERAVENVTFVNLRVNGELVDAPRPELMDINHFAKNINFVTEKTTVFYLALIIFSIF from the coding sequence ATGAGGTACGCCCAAAAGCTATCGATTGAAATCAATGGTGATATTTTTCGGAATCTGCACTTATTCGCTAACCCTATGGAAAAGGATGCCCCGCAACCAGAGGATGCTAATGTTCTCGTTGTACAACCAGGTATTCATCGAAAGCCTGATCTTTTAAGATTGCTTGGGGGTATTACTGCTAATCCTGATGAGAACAGGAAAGTGCTTTATTTTGCTCCGGGCACACATTATATAGAAGAAACTGTAATCCCAGTCCCTTCGGAAACCATGGTATATCTTGCTGGAGGTTCAGCGCTAGTAGGTTCCTTGGTGTGCGAGGGTGTTCATGATGTAACTATACGTGGTCGCGGAGTAATCTATCTTGCGGATTTTCAACGATATTCAGCATTTCGTGGGGTAAGAATCATTTTCTCACAATCCATTAAATTGGAAGGCATCACTGTTATTGACCCACCACATTATAGTATTTTCATAGGGCAATCTGAAGGAATCGAAATCGATAATTTCAAATCGTTTAGCACGCGCGGCTGGTCTGATGGCATAGATATTATGTCTAGTTCAGAGGTTAGGATTAATGATGTTTTTATGCGTAATTCTGATGATTGTATTGCTATTTATGGTTCACGATGGGACTTTTATGGGGATACACGCAATATCAGCGTAACCGATTCGATGCTGTGGGCGGATGTCGCTCATCCGCTGATGATAGGCACACATGGTGACCACGAACGGAATGGTGATATAATCGAGTCTATTGTTTTTGCGAATATAGATATCTTGAATCATCATGAACCGCAAGAGAATTATTGGGGAGCATTGGCGATTAATGCCGGGGATCGAAATCAAGTATGTAATGTTCTCTACGAGAATATACGTGTGGAGCGGATAGAGCAGGGGCAGTTGTTCGATGTGCGTGTTGTTTACAATAAGGATTATAATCCAGAGCCGGGGACATCCATCCGGGATATCACCTTTCGTAATGTCAGTTATACCGGGAAGACCAACCCTTCAAGAATTTATGGATATGACGAAGAGAGAGCTGTTGAAAATGTGACCTTCGTCAACTTGAGGGTTAACGGTGAACTGGTGGATGCACCCCGCCCTGAGCTGATGGATATTAATCATTTTGCTAAAAATATTAACTTCGTTACAGAGAAAACTACAGTTTTCTATTTGGCGTTAATTATTTTTTCTATATTTTAA
- a CDS encoding glycoside hydrolase family 76 protein — protein MTQVKEALEALNWKERSEWFQQCLERNYYNAETGIMNQWYPREYNAAGENFYYWWQAHVIDILVDGYERSGDPAYSLRIKELIENLQAYNGGTFRHNYYDDMEWTALALLRAYRATGYEAYLDAVLDLWEDIKSAWNEHFGGGLAWKKDQLDYKNTPANAPAVILAARLYELFQKQEDLAWAIRIYEWNKTYLVDPATGFVWDGINRLGDGQIDFDWEFTYCQGVFLGAGLELYKNTGEVHYLEDAIRTANTCIDRLCDPNNLMLPDEGIDDTGLFKGILVRYLAQLCRDFPETIRIREVIMANALQLWEKGLDKQRGLCSPSWEVKPELPVQLSIQLSGLMLLEGAAILMKE, from the coding sequence ATGACACAAGTAAAAGAAGCCCTAGAAGCGCTTAACTGGAAGGAAAGATCGGAGTGGTTCCAACAATGTCTAGAACGTAATTATTATAATGCGGAGACGGGGATCATGAATCAATGGTATCCCAGGGAGTATAACGCTGCAGGTGAGAATTTTTATTATTGGTGGCAGGCCCATGTCATTGATATTCTAGTGGATGGTTACGAGCGTAGTGGAGATCCTGCATATTCTCTGAGAATCAAGGAATTAATTGAAAATCTTCAAGCTTATAACGGTGGGACTTTCAGGCATAATTACTATGATGATATGGAATGGACGGCATTGGCGCTGCTACGAGCTTATCGGGCCACTGGATATGAAGCCTACTTAGACGCTGTGCTAGATCTATGGGAGGATATCAAATCGGCTTGGAATGAGCATTTTGGAGGCGGTTTGGCCTGGAAGAAGGATCAGCTCGATTATAAAAACACACCTGCTAATGCACCAGCCGTCATTCTAGCAGCTAGGTTATATGAGCTTTTTCAAAAACAGGAAGACCTGGCGTGGGCAATCCGTATCTATGAATGGAACAAGACGTATTTAGTTGATCCAGCGACTGGTTTTGTGTGGGATGGAATAAACAGACTTGGGGATGGCCAGATCGATTTCGATTGGGAATTTACGTATTGCCAGGGTGTTTTTCTAGGTGCGGGGTTAGAGCTGTATAAGAACACCGGTGAAGTTCATTACTTGGAAGATGCGATTCGGACGGCTAATACATGTATTGATCGTCTATGCGACCCGAATAATCTGATGTTGCCTGATGAAGGCATTGATGATACTGGATTGTTCAAAGGTATTCTAGTTCGTTATCTGGCTCAGCTTTGTAGAGATTTTCCTGAGACTATCCGGATTCGTGAGGTAATCATGGCCAATGCCTTGCAGTTGTGGGAAAAAGGTCTGGATAAACAGCGGGGGCTGTGTAGTCCATCTTGGGAAGTGAAACCAGAGCTTCCGGTTCAACTAAGTATTCAACTCAGCGGCTTAATGCTGCTGGAGGGAGCAGCGATACTCATGAAGGAGTAA
- a CDS encoding AraC family transcriptional regulator, with protein sequence MKQLFEPVVFEEHKTLIWDYKIYTDDYYKGYYHWHQCCEIMFVHGGQGNVVVNQQMYDIRRGMLFFFQPYQLHRIYSEVSPECPFERSIFYIDPHVAENLLKGFTKRKALFTALWRGENRYCAFDLEDRVETVEWILEHYNHNKKSNPSENTEDISMLILQLLSSIGTEGQQIFQAGERRALRYSEKIMSFIEEHYHEEVNLDQLAEEIHLSKSYISRIFHQETGGRLVDYLTARRIKQACRLLGTTDLPVEQIGIIVGFPNASYFNQLFKRVLGTTPLKYRKNN encoded by the coding sequence ATGAAGCAGCTATTCGAGCCTGTTGTTTTTGAAGAACACAAGACTTTAATTTGGGATTACAAAATATATACCGATGACTATTACAAAGGTTATTATCACTGGCATCAATGCTGTGAAATTATGTTCGTGCATGGTGGTCAGGGAAACGTAGTCGTCAATCAGCAGATGTACGATATCCGCCGGGGGATGTTATTCTTTTTCCAGCCCTATCAGCTGCACCGGATCTATTCGGAGGTCTCTCCTGAATGTCCTTTTGAACGAAGCATCTTCTACATTGATCCACATGTTGCGGAGAACCTGCTAAAGGGCTTTACGAAAAGAAAGGCTTTATTCACGGCACTTTGGCGAGGTGAAAATAGATATTGCGCCTTTGATCTTGAAGATCGTGTTGAGACTGTGGAGTGGATTCTAGAGCACTATAATCACAATAAAAAAAGCAATCCAAGCGAAAATACCGAAGACATTTCGATGTTAATTCTTCAATTATTGAGCAGTATCGGGACTGAAGGTCAGCAGATATTTCAAGCAGGAGAACGTCGAGCCTTGCGCTATTCTGAGAAAATCATGAGCTTTATCGAAGAGCATTATCATGAGGAGGTTAATCTGGATCAGCTGGCTGAGGAGATTCATTTGTCCAAATCCTATATCTCTAGAATCTTTCATCAAGAGACCGGCGGACGGCTCGTGGATTATTTGACAGCCCGGCGAATCAAACAAGCCTGCCGCTTGTTAGGAACGACAGACCTGCCTGTGGAGCAAATCGGAATCATTGTTGGTTTCCCGAATGCTTCCTATTTCAATCAATTGTTCAAAAGAGTCCTCGGAACCACTCCATTAAAATATAGAAAAAATAATTAA
- a CDS encoding glycoside hydrolase family 76 protein, whose translation MNQLEIGIWEERANQAQAALDSLFWNEAIKMYNIETPCPNGECNTIFHYWWMAHAVDVLVDGLQRTGEHWYAERLSAFHEGLLQRNGGVWPNELYDDMEWMALAWLRAYQATGQAAYKATALLLWKDIQTGWNEHMGGGIAWQKTQLDYKNTPANAPAAILAARLYQAFGEAENLEWALKIYRWQKEHLVDPTTGFVWDGMNRTGDGQIDKDWKYSYNQGVYIGAAVELYRITNDPSYLEDARLTFSAAAYELAEAKGGVLPDEGNGDAGLFKGILIRYTAEWAKADAAAVEAVDFLRTNAECLWEQGKSEDAALFGTDWTLSSTGVIQLSSQLSAIKLLDKMAELTKDQI comes from the coding sequence ATGAACCAATTGGAGATCGGGATTTGGGAGGAACGAGCGAATCAAGCACAAGCTGCACTGGATTCATTATTCTGGAATGAAGCGATCAAAATGTACAATATAGAAACACCTTGTCCAAATGGTGAATGCAATACCATTTTTCATTATTGGTGGATGGCCCATGCTGTGGATGTATTGGTAGATGGATTACAGCGAACGGGTGAGCATTGGTATGCTGAACGCCTTTCCGCGTTTCATGAAGGTCTTTTGCAAAGAAATGGCGGAGTGTGGCCTAACGAGTTGTATGATGATATGGAATGGATGGCTCTCGCGTGGCTCCGCGCCTATCAAGCAACTGGGCAAGCAGCGTACAAAGCTACAGCACTTCTTTTATGGAAAGATATTCAGACGGGCTGGAACGAGCATATGGGAGGTGGGATTGCTTGGCAGAAGACACAATTGGATTATAAAAATACTCCTGCCAATGCACCAGCAGCTATTCTGGCAGCTCGTTTGTATCAAGCCTTCGGAGAAGCTGAGAATCTAGAATGGGCGTTAAAAATTTATAGATGGCAAAAAGAACATCTGGTAGACCCGACGACGGGTTTTGTATGGGATGGCATGAATCGTACGGGCGATGGCCAGATCGATAAGGATTGGAAATATTCCTATAACCAAGGTGTCTATATTGGCGCAGCTGTAGAACTCTATCGTATCACTAACGACCCATCCTATTTAGAGGATGCTCGTCTAACTTTTAGTGCTGCTGCTTATGAGCTTGCTGAGGCTAAGGGTGGTGTGCTTCCAGACGAAGGAAATGGTGATGCTGGATTGTTTAAAGGAATCCTGATTCGTTATACGGCGGAATGGGCCAAAGCTGATGCCGCAGCAGTTGAAGCTGTCGATTTTCTGCGTACGAATGCTGAATGTCTTTGGGAGCAAGGAAAGTCAGAGGACGCAGCTTTGTTTGGCACAGATTGGACTTTGTCATCCACCGGGGTAATTCAGCTCAGCTCCCAACTTAGTGCAATAAAGTTATTGGATAAAATGGCAGAATTAACTAAGGATCAGATTTGA
- a CDS encoding carbohydrate ABC transporter permease: protein MDTSGGSLLKRSLSKSIYYIVCIAIAIVMFLPFYWSVLTSLKPDEEIFAMPIRWFPSHLTLEHYRKAFTTVPFALFFWNSLVLAVAGVLANLFFGSISGYAFAKLKFKLNKPIFRVLLAAMMIPGIVTMIPTVYVMRHIPFFGGNDIFGSGGNGLMNSFWGIILPGASGTFAVFFMRQFFLTLPSDMMEMARIEGCGEFKIFWRIYLPLTKPALATLSIFTFQAGWNSFLWPMIVLNDPDKATIQMGLQAFSYNFQTDYGPMMAGALVAILPILVLFLALQRYFVQGIAFSGIKG, encoded by the coding sequence ATGGATACTAGCGGAGGTTCATTACTAAAAAGAAGCTTAAGCAAATCAATTTATTATATAGTGTGCATTGCCATTGCAATCGTAATGTTTCTACCCTTTTATTGGAGTGTACTTACATCCCTGAAGCCGGACGAAGAAATATTCGCTATGCCGATTCGGTGGTTTCCTTCCCATTTGACCCTAGAACATTATCGTAAGGCATTTACAACGGTTCCATTTGCCCTCTTTTTCTGGAATTCGCTTGTGCTTGCGGTAGCAGGTGTGCTGGCGAATCTGTTTTTTGGATCCATCAGTGGGTATGCATTTGCAAAGTTAAAATTCAAGCTCAATAAACCGATCTTCCGCGTGTTGCTGGCGGCGATGATGATACCCGGTATTGTAACTATGATTCCTACAGTTTATGTCATGCGCCATATTCCATTTTTCGGAGGTAACGATATTTTTGGCAGTGGGGGGAACGGGTTGATGAACTCCTTCTGGGGGATTATTCTTCCGGGAGCATCAGGAACTTTTGCTGTGTTCTTTATGCGGCAATTCTTTCTTACCCTACCTAGTGACATGATGGAAATGGCCCGGATCGAAGGCTGTGGAGAGTTTAAGATATTTTGGCGTATTTATTTGCCGCTGACCAAACCAGCGCTGGCAACTTTAAGCATCTTTACTTTTCAAGCGGGCTGGAACAGCTTCCTATGGCCCATGATTGTACTAAATGACCCGGATAAAGCGACGATCCAGATGGGACTTCAAGCCTTCTCCTATAATTTTCAAACGGATTACGGCCCAATGATGGCTGGTGCGCTTGTTGCGATCCTGCCGATATTAGTGCTCTTTCTGGCGCTTCAGCGTTATTTTGTGCAGGGGATTGCATTCAGTGGTATTAAGGGTTAA
- a CDS encoding glycoside hydrolase family 88 protein → MTSSYWQELMGRLDTKVEHMVEQIGDKCPHFAGKDGKFDDIGSDWWTTGFWPGLLWIMHDMTGKDLYKEAAWHWDGTLEEWFIKPTVEMHHDVGFQFLPTAVIKHTITGDEDALRRGIEAANFLAARYNPVGKFIRAWNEDKYGWVIIDCMLNISLLFWASKVTGDPRYKHIAISHAETTMQYGIREDGSTKHILSFDADTGAYIENFGGQGYSAESSWSRGTAWGLYGFINTYRHTGDERFLNTAKRIAHYFISALPEDQVPYWDFRLGDDNRMFRDSSAASIAASGLLELTESVPLGEKSLYANAAERILRSLTENYATWDQPEHEAILLHGTGSGTSFIDVSLIYGDYYYIEAVAKLNGWKHRIF, encoded by the coding sequence ATGACATCATCTTATTGGCAAGAGCTTATGGGCAGACTCGACACAAAAGTAGAACATATGGTAGAGCAGATTGGTGACAAGTGTCCACATTTTGCAGGGAAAGATGGAAAATTTGACGATATTGGTTCAGACTGGTGGACAACAGGCTTCTGGCCTGGGCTCCTCTGGATCATGCATGATATGACTGGAAAAGACTTATACAAGGAAGCCGCTTGGCACTGGGACGGAACCTTGGAGGAATGGTTTATCAAACCAACAGTTGAGATGCATCATGATGTAGGATTTCAATTTCTTCCGACGGCTGTAATCAAACATACGATTACGGGGGACGAAGACGCGCTGCGCAGGGGGATTGAAGCGGCGAACTTCCTCGCTGCCCGCTATAATCCTGTAGGCAAGTTCATCCGCGCTTGGAATGAAGATAAATACGGCTGGGTAATTATCGACTGTATGTTGAATATCTCTCTACTGTTCTGGGCCAGCAAAGTTACTGGTGATCCACGATATAAGCATATTGCTATTAGCCATGCGGAGACGACGATGCAATATGGCATTCGCGAGGATGGATCAACCAAACATATCCTATCTTTCGATGCAGATACCGGCGCATATATTGAGAATTTTGGCGGACAAGGTTATTCGGCTGAATCCTCTTGGAGCCGTGGAACGGCTTGGGGGCTGTACGGCTTCATCAATACCTATCGCCACACTGGAGATGAACGTTTCCTGAACACCGCTAAGCGGATTGCCCATTATTTCATCTCAGCTTTACCTGAGGATCAAGTTCCTTATTGGGATTTCCGTCTAGGGGATGATAATCGGATGTTCAGAGATAGCTCCGCTGCTTCTATTGCCGCTTCAGGTTTGTTAGAGCTTACAGAGAGCGTGCCTTTAGGCGAAAAAAGTCTCTACGCTAATGCAGCAGAGCGAATACTGCGCTCACTGACCGAAAATTACGCGACATGGGATCAGCCAGAGCATGAAGCGATTTTATTGCATGGAACAGGCAGTGGCACTTCCTTTATCGATGTATCTCTGATCTATGGAGACTACTATTATATCGAAGCTGTCGCTAAATTGAATGGCTGGAAGCACCGGATCTTCTAA
- a CDS encoding sugar ABC transporter permease has translation MASIRKLEKHQARTAYLFITPTVLLFTVFTVIPVVMALYLSFTNYDVLSRNDWIGFDNYRRLIEDSLLWKTFRNVFFYSIIFVPLNILISLLLAILLSRTWRGVKLFRTLNYLPTLTSAVAAATVWIWLLHPEFGLVNGLLSYVGITGPAWLSETRTAMLSIIMLTLWQSVGSNMIIYLAGLQGVPDYLYESARLDGANKLDCFRYITWPQLRPTTFLVSTMAIIGALQLFDQAFVLTQGGPANMTKTPVYLIYQQGFNQLQMGYASAQAFVLAVAILIFSLINMRITKAEEPIV, from the coding sequence ATGGCTTCCATCAGAAAGCTAGAGAAACATCAAGCGCGGACGGCTTATTTGTTTATCACACCCACGGTGTTGCTGTTTACAGTGTTCACGGTCATCCCCGTAGTGATGGCGTTATATCTAAGCTTTACCAACTACGATGTACTCAGTAGAAACGATTGGATTGGTTTTGATAATTATCGCCGTTTGATAGAGGACAGTCTGCTGTGGAAAACATTCCGAAATGTGTTTTTTTATTCGATCATTTTCGTTCCGCTAAATATCCTGATTTCGCTGCTCCTAGCGATTCTACTTAGTCGAACCTGGCGTGGGGTGAAGCTGTTCCGCACTCTGAATTATCTGCCAACCCTTACATCCGCCGTTGCTGCTGCTACCGTTTGGATCTGGCTTTTGCATCCTGAATTTGGTTTGGTTAACGGATTGTTGTCCTATGTAGGGATTACAGGTCCTGCCTGGTTATCCGAGACCCGAACGGCCATGCTGTCCATAATTATGCTTACACTGTGGCAGTCGGTAGGTTCAAATATGATTATTTATTTGGCAGGTCTGCAAGGCGTGCCTGACTATTTGTATGAATCCGCAAGGCTGGACGGTGCCAATAAGCTGGATTGTTTCCGGTATATTACTTGGCCGCAACTACGTCCAACGACCTTTCTAGTCAGCACGATGGCAATCATTGGTGCTTTACAGTTGTTCGATCAAGCTTTTGTGCTAACGCAGGGTGGTCCAGCGAATATGACGAAGACTCCGGTCTATCTGATTTATCAGCAGGGCTTTAATCAATTGCAAATGGGGTATGCGTCTGCACAAGCATTTGTGCTTGCGGTGGCGATTCTCATTTTCTCACTAATCAACATGCGGATCACAAAGGCGGAGGAGCCCATTGTTTAA
- a CDS encoding glycoside hydrolase family 76 protein has translation MFNALKKTSLFARGALAAVLLIAPFSGYQRADAFTAANADTAMSSFVNTFYDASAKYFYTNSDHLIHSEHASGPNGGLYTDFWWEAQLWETVMDAYQRTGSSTYRTMIDDIYNGFNVKYPDMMLNDFNDDLGWWALACMRAYEITGTAEYRNRASFLFDQIWSDWDSTYGGGIWWKRDGTSPQKNMATNAPMIMTAIKLKNATGNADYLTKAQTMYTWIKSRLVSGSKVNDHVEGSGSGTVVDWDFTYNYGTFLGAALAMNQATGTSSYLVDAHTAAAYVIDKMTLSYSLMYEGENDSPGFKMVFVRNLNQLRIATGNASYLNFLQQNATQAFNHRRASDGIIDSDWTAPARSGYIQSIAAAAGASILQLVPADNYTGPIAGNGTYEAENARLYGINNESSQPGFTGRGYTGGWNTNSTRIVFNVNQNSTSTRTISFRYAAGAGNAGRYVKVNGTVLSNNLIFTSTGSWSSWNTVTLNVPLNTGYNSIEIGYDTAKGNNNYLNLDKMTGL, from the coding sequence GTGTTTAATGCCTTGAAAAAAACGTCGTTGTTCGCTCGTGGCGCGTTGGCGGCGGTTTTACTTATTGCACCATTTAGTGGATATCAGCGAGCGGATGCGTTTACGGCGGCCAATGCCGATACGGCTATGAGCAGCTTTGTTAATACTTTTTATGATGCATCTGCAAAATATTTCTACACAAACAGCGATCATCTTATTCATTCTGAACATGCGAGTGGCCCAAACGGTGGATTGTATACCGATTTTTGGTGGGAGGCTCAGCTCTGGGAGACGGTAATGGATGCGTATCAGAGAACGGGCAGCAGCACGTACCGAACTATGATCGATGATATCTATAACGGATTTAATGTGAAGTATCCCGATATGATGCTCAATGATTTCAATGATGACTTGGGCTGGTGGGCCTTGGCTTGTATGCGTGCTTATGAGATTACAGGCACTGCTGAATACCGCAACCGAGCCTCCTTTCTGTTCGACCAGATCTGGAGTGATTGGGATTCAACGTATGGAGGGGGCATCTGGTGGAAGAGGGATGGAACCTCACCTCAGAAAAATATGGCTACAAACGCTCCGATGATTATGACGGCTATCAAGCTCAAGAATGCAACAGGTAACGCTGATTATTTAACGAAAGCACAGACCATGTATACCTGGATCAAAAGCAGGCTCGTTAGCGGAAGTAAAGTGAATGATCATGTGGAAGGCAGTGGTTCTGGCACGGTCGTGGACTGGGATTTTACCTATAACTATGGAACTTTCCTTGGGGCTGCACTAGCGATGAATCAGGCGACAGGTACTAGTTCATACTTGGTCGACGCGCATACCGCCGCAGCTTATGTGATCGATAAAATGACGCTCTCTTATTCCTTGATGTACGAGGGCGAGAATGATTCTCCGGGCTTTAAAATGGTATTCGTCCGCAATTTGAACCAGCTGCGAATAGCCACAGGGAACGCATCCTACTTAAACTTCTTGCAGCAAAACGCTACACAAGCCTTTAATCATCGCCGGGCTTCAGATGGCATTATTGACAGTGACTGGACTGCCCCTGCTCGGAGTGGCTACATTCAGAGTATCGCTGCGGCGGCGGGCGCTTCCATTCTACAGCTTGTCCCTGCGGATAATTATACGGGACCCATTGCAGGGAATGGCACTTATGAAGCTGAGAACGCAAGATTATATGGCATCAATAATGAATCTTCACAGCCAGGATTTACAGGAAGAGGCTACACGGGTGGTTGGAACACAAATAGTACACGGATAGTATTCAATGTGAATCAGAACAGTACGAGTACGCGGACGATTAGCTTCCGCTATGCAGCAGGAGCTGGGAATGCCGGACGGTATGTCAAAGTAAACGGTACGGTCTTAAGTAATAATTTGATTTTTACAAGCACAGGCAGTTGGAGCAGCTGGAATACGGTTACGCTGAACGTGCCTTTGAACACTGGCTATAATTCTATTGAGATCGGCTATGATACAGCCAAGGGGAATAATAACTATTTGAATCTCGACAAAATGACGGGTCTATAA
- a CDS encoding ABC transporter substrate-binding protein: MKKWLITTLTLVMTASLATGCGGNNGSTGKESGTASNPGAGDGKKTELTFWGDWGGEGQKQFETMVNAFNKSQDKIHVKYVLQQDMITKFLTSATNGGTPDVLFWDRWRTSLYAPKNVLHPVNEYLTRDGISQDDFYSESLRELSYDDKLYGLPLTVDARALFYNKKLLADAGLQPPTTWDELEASATKLTKWNGNKLEIAGFSMGDLGLFNMYLQQAGGTMLTEDGKTNFNNEKGKQVLEFWDRLMNKDKVYKVGFELGLGEGQDAFVTGKVAMLYSGPWMLSTYNKYGKDLDYGIVPPPAGPNGDKGSVMGGFGLVIPEGSKHKEEAWEFIKWWTANKDNALLWAKTSLNLPGYKPSMEDPFFKDDPKWQPFLETLEFAKVRPNHPGYSVMETDALAPNLQLNQQNKLSIDETLKKSQEEGDKMLKDNEVVK; this comes from the coding sequence ATGAAAAAATGGCTGATTACCACACTTACTTTGGTTATGACAGCTTCACTGGCTACGGGCTGTGGTGGCAATAATGGGTCTACCGGTAAAGAGTCTGGAACTGCAAGTAACCCTGGAGCCGGTGATGGAAAAAAGACGGAGCTTACCTTCTGGGGAGATTGGGGCGGTGAGGGACAAAAGCAATTTGAGACCATGGTCAATGCCTTTAATAAATCACAGGATAAGATTCATGTAAAGTATGTGCTGCAGCAAGATATGATCACGAAGTTCCTGACTTCCGCAACCAATGGCGGCACTCCTGATGTGCTGTTTTGGGATCGCTGGAGAACTTCATTGTATGCTCCAAAAAACGTTCTGCATCCGGTTAACGAATACTTAACGCGTGACGGTATTTCCCAAGATGATTTCTACAGCGAGTCCCTTCGTGAGCTTTCATACGATGACAAATTATATGGGCTGCCGCTCACCGTAGATGCTCGTGCTCTTTTCTATAATAAAAAGCTGCTCGCAGATGCAGGACTTCAGCCCCCGACAACATGGGATGAGCTAGAGGCATCTGCTACGAAGCTTACCAAATGGAACGGCAATAAATTGGAAATTGCAGGTTTTTCAATGGGGGATTTAGGGCTTTTTAATATGTATCTTCAACAGGCTGGCGGCACCATGCTCACGGAGGATGGAAAGACTAATTTTAATAATGAAAAAGGCAAGCAGGTGCTAGAATTCTGGGATCGCCTGATGAACAAGGATAAGGTATATAAAGTAGGGTTCGAGCTTGGTCTTGGGGAAGGGCAAGATGCTTTTGTCACAGGTAAAGTTGCTATGCTGTATTCCGGCCCGTGGATGCTTAGTACCTATAATAAATACGGTAAAGATCTAGATTATGGAATTGTTCCCCCGCCAGCTGGTCCAAACGGGGATAAAGGCAGTGTTATGGGCGGATTTGGTCTGGTGATTCCAGAAGGCTCCAAACATAAGGAAGAGGCGTGGGAGTTCATCAAATGGTGGACCGCGAACAAGGATAACGCATTGCTCTGGGCCAAGACCAGTCTTAATCTGCCTGGCTATAAGCCATCTATGGAAGATCCATTCTTCAAAGATGATCCTAAGTGGCAGCCGTTTCTAGAGACGCTGGAGTTCGCTAAGGTTCGTCCAAACCACCCTGGTTATTCCGTGATGGAAACCGATGCTTTGGCACCTAATTTGCAGCTAAACCAGCAGAACAAGCTGAGTATTGATGAAACCTTGAAGAAATCACAAGAAGAAGGCGACAAAATGCTTAAGGATAATGAGGTAGTGAAGTAG